One Trichormus variabilis 0441 genomic window, AATCAGAGGTGCGGGGATTGTGGGGTAAAAGACCTCTCCAATCATATCGAACGTAGATTTAGGGAGGGAAAATTCACTCATTGTTGGCAACAAACGCAAGGTAATTCCAGCGTTATAGAAATACCAGCAAAGGAACAACCGATTTTTGATAGTATCCCAAGCAATAAAAACTTCATCTACATTTTGAGCGTGAAGATATGCAAAGGTTCTTTCTCTATTAGCTAAATCTAAACATTTAGAGTTAGCATAACCTTGAATTGCGAAGTAATTCTCTCGTTCCAGTAGCTTTACATGGTAAGGCTCTTTTTCTTCACCATCAGCAATAATAAAAATCCGGTGACGTACTGCGCCTTTTTGACGGATTGAATTAGTAAAGAAGTTAAATAAATAACGAAAAGTGCAAATGAAGCTGATGGACAATAACCAATGCACTAGAAAAGTTGTATAGGGAATATAAGTGTTTTGTCCATAGAGAACTTCTACAAATAACAACAATACAGATGATAAAGAAATGGCTTTAACTACACCTGCATAGTTCCGCCTATGAATACCAGCTTTATATAGCCCTGTTGTTTGAAATATAGCGATCGCCAAGCTCAAATCGAGCAGCATAAATGATATATTGTGTATCGAAAGTAATTCAATAGGATTACTAGATAAAACTGCTAGATTCCAGGCAGAGGCTATAAATATTGCATCCAGAAATACCAGAATTACTACACGCATTAATCTGATAAACAACCCTCTCTGGATTCTTGGACTGTTAGCAGAGCGTAAGTCTGGTTTTAAACTTTCTATAGAAACGTTACCAGAAACCATGAGTATATTATTCCTCCATCTTAATATTCAGCGTTGACAACAAAAAAATATCAGGTTTAATTTTACGGTTTATGCAAAATCAATCTTCCTAACAGTTTTAATAACATCCGTTTATTCTTTGAAAAAATCAAATAATCATGTTTTTACAGTTATTTATTCTGGAAAATATTGTAATTATTGGTATTTAGAAACACAGGTTTGAATCAACCTTACGTATTGATTACACTAATGTCAAAGTCTGACGAATAGTGACATCCTATTTTGATTGACTAGATAGACTCCAAATTTCTCGTAAGAAAAGAGTGCCTAAAAACCACGGCTCAAGTAAATAACGTCTCCACAATCTAGTTGGTTCAGTCAACAACCTATACAACCATTCCAGCCCCATTCTTCCCATCCAACGAGGTGGCGTAGGTATTGCTCCTGCCACATAGTCTAGGCAAGCTCCACTGGTCAAAATAGCATTGGGTTGAATACGTTCCAAATTTTGGGCAATCCAATGCTCTTGTCGTGGCATCCCCATCCCCACCATTAATACATGGGGTTTGTAATCATTGATGGCTTTAATAACAGTGAGATTTTCTTCACTCTCTTCACTAGTATCAAAATAGCCGTGAGAGCAAGCAATTTGTAACCCAGGAAACTTTTGGCGCAAAACACTGGCTCCTTGTTCAGCAACTCCTGGTTTAGAACCTAGATAAAATATCCGCCAACCCTTACTGGCTGCTTCTTCCATGAGAGGCCATATCCAGTCCGCATAGGTTACTCTCTGTTCTCTCTTCATCGGAAAACCTAGCAGCTTGCCAATGAAAACTATAGGCATACTATCAATATGGATGTATTCTGCCTTAGCATAAAAGGCTTGCATTTCTAAGTCTTTGTGGAATAGATAAAGGCTATGCAGGTTGTGATTAGCAATAATCCATTTTTTACCCTGCTCAATAGACTCCTCAATTAAACAATTTAATTCAGGGATAGAAAGAGCATCTACTCGAACCCCAAGAAGTTTATAAGAAGGCCGATTCTTCATGGCTTGTAAATATTTTGTAAATCTAAGAGTCTGGAACACACAAAAGCTAAGGTTTTTATAATTAATCGGTTAAGTCTATATTATCATTGACCTACGTAAAAATACTAAGTTTTTTGGTTAAATATCTTGTGAAGAGAGATAAATATTGTTAAGAGTCTATTGTCTTCATCAGTATTTCTGCTGTATGCTTGCTCCTTGCACTCCAAGAATATTTTTCTTTAATCAAAAAATATGCTTGTTGGACAAGCTGTTGATATTCATCGATATTTCTAGTAGCGTCCACAATAGTATTAGCAACTTCTTCGCAAGAGTATCCAGATATTAAAAGATGCTCTTTGTGACGAAAGTCTTCTAAACCTCGCAAGCCTTCTGGTGTTGAGACAACTAACTTTTTACTAGCAAAAAAATCTAAAGCTTTATTACGAGCGCCACCTGCTACCGCTTGCTTAGGAAATGGCAGCAAGGCAATATCTGCATATTGAAGATGCTCAAGGAAATCTTCACGTTTAGGTAGAAACCCTAAGAAAGAAATATTAGAGGGAATGGGTTCTGCAATATCGCTACTATCCCTACCAATGACGATAAAATGAATGTTTTGCTGATGACTCTCAAGGGATTTTGCCACCTCCATAGTCATTGATACAGACATATCATTAGTAGGGAACTGAAATGTTTTAGGAGCAATAACAACGACTATTTTAGCTGGTCTCAAGGCTTGGTAAGGGTCTTTAGCCAAACGAGATTCATTATTCAGTAGGTCTTCAGCTACTCCATTACCTATACAATAAATATTTTGAGGATTCTTACCATACCACTGGGAAATTAGTTGAGGTGTTGATTCACCAGCCGCAATTATTGGGCATCCAGAGAACACTAATAGTCCTTGAGCAATATACGTTTTAATTAATTGGGTAAATTCTTTAAAAGGATTGGCTACTGAAAACAAGCGTGTCCAATATTCATATGGTGAAAAAGTATGAAAATCTAAGACCAGGGAAAAATTATTCTTTTTCTTCAACTTAGTTGCAATGAGAGCAGCTAAACTAGGTAATGTTTCTTGAGCATAGATAATATCTGGTGCAAACTCATCAATACACTTTTGAATATTTTGAATGTACGACTTCAGACTGCGTGAGCCAATAGAAAGAGAAGGGGCATAGTCTACAGCCGAACAATCTAGACCCAACTGAAAAACTTGAAAATATTCCGTGAGATTCTGTCCTAAGTAAAAAGGTCTAGTAAAAGCGCCAAATGGTTGGCTAGAGTCAAGGTTAGAAACAACAAGTAAGCGTTTACCCATAGGAAGATTGAGATATTTTTTCTAATTTAAGGTAGGTATTTTTTCAGATTTGTTCAATTATTTACTAGAAGTAATATCTCTTATGCAACTACATTTGATAAATACCTCTACAGGAGTAATTAAACTTCTGGCTTAGGTTCTTTTGGGTCTTCAGAGAAGGTAGGAGAAGTTGCCAAATTCTTGTAACCAATGATTGCTCTGATATAAGGCAAAAACCAATAAAATACCCAGAATGGCCCAGAGTGTCTGCTACAAAATGTAGTCCAGGGTTGCAACGGAAATCCTTTAATTTGTAGAATTTTTCGCAAGCGTTCTAATACAGTAAGATTTGTATCTACCCAGCTATTCCGGAAGGAATTTTTATTACAAGTACCTATATAACCGGGTGCTGCCCATACGTGACAACCTAATTTACGCGCTCTGAGAGCGTAATCCAAATCTCCCAAACTGTGAATAAAAGCAGTATCAATATTACCAACTTTCAGGGTGACACTGTGAGGAATGAGAACGCAGTTGCCGTACATAGCATCACATTTTTGTACATCTAAAGTTGGTTCTAAAAATTCAAATTTGTTAGAATACCACTTTTTCGATTTCACAGCTCCGCCATAAGTGGCTTGCTTCGTAATCGGGTCTTGAGTAGAACCGACTACAATTGATTGCTCGTAACCTTGTGCTGCCAAATTTTGATGAACCTGCAATAACTTCTCTAAAGCATCAGCTTCGAGAAATGTGTCGTCATTCAACCACAGGTAGTAATCATACTGATTTTTTATCGCTTCACCAAAGGCCAGGTGCATTCCCCCAACCCAGAATAAATTACCATCCCCCTGAAGGATTTTGACATTTGGATATTCTGCTTTAATTAACTCTGCTGTACCATCAGTGCTACCATCATCAGTTAAATAAACATCAAAATGATTTGTTTGTTGATATAGAGCTTGCAAACAAGCAAGAGTGGTATTACGTCTGTTGTGGCAAGTCATGATTACCGCTAGGGTTGGCTGCTCCATCTCATTTACCTCATATAATTTTCCGGAAAACAATAGTTAAAAATCAGAAACTTTCCGTTATTTTTGCAGATTTGATTTTTAAAATTTAGCTGTCTTCTCTATCAAACTACTCAAATTAATTTTTATATTGAATTTTTGTAGTTTTTGCTCTATTCTTCTGATTGCTAACATATATCTATGTAACACTGATGTGCGAGACATATTAAGCCTGACAACCTCTTGGGATAACCACTTATATTTATCAGAAGTAATATTGAATTTTTTCAATTTTTTAATCTGTGTATTCCAGTCGTTATAAAAAAACAAATTGAAATAATGAATGGATGTAATGTCATCCCAATCCTGCAACCGTAGTTCTGGTGATAAGCGATTGTGTAAAGGT contains:
- a CDS encoding sugar transferase; the protein is MVSGNVSIESLKPDLRSANSPRIQRGLFIRLMRVVILVFLDAIFIASAWNLAVLSSNPIELLSIHNISFMLLDLSLAIAIFQTTGLYKAGIHRRNYAGVVKAISLSSVLLLFVEVLYGQNTYIPYTTFLVHWLLSISFICTFRYLFNFFTNSIRQKGAVRHRIFIIADGEEKEPYHVKLLERENYFAIQGYANSKCLDLANRERTFAYLHAQNVDEVFIAWDTIKNRLFLCWYFYNAGITLRLLPTMSEFSLPKSTFDMIGEVFYPTIPAPLIVGGDFWMKRFFDLCFSSILIILLLPVYVAIALVIKFDSPGPVFFKQERVGLHRQTFKIWKFRTMVTNAEKIQASLEAKNEMKDGVFFKMKDDPRITRVGKFLRRYSLDELPQLFNVFLGEMSLVGPRPLPMRDVQKFQNNHFIRQEVLPGITGLWQVSGRSNIDNFDDAFKLDMDYIENWSIWLDWRILLQTFKVVIQKTGAH
- a CDS encoding WecB/TagA/CpsF family glycosyltransferase, producing the protein MKNRPSYKLLGVRVDALSIPELNCLIEESIEQGKKWIIANHNLHSLYLFHKDLEMQAFYAKAEYIHIDSMPIVFIGKLLGFPMKREQRVTYADWIWPLMEEAASKGWRIFYLGSKPGVAEQGASVLRQKFPGLQIACSHGYFDTSEESEENLTVIKAINDYKPHVLMVGMGMPRQEHWIAQNLERIQPNAILTSGACLDYVAGAIPTPPRWMGRMGLEWLYRLLTEPTRLWRRYLLEPWFLGTLFLREIWSLSSQSK
- a CDS encoding glycosyltransferase family 4 protein, with amino-acid sequence MGKRLLVVSNLDSSQPFGAFTRPFYLGQNLTEYFQVFQLGLDCSAVDYAPSLSIGSRSLKSYIQNIQKCIDEFAPDIIYAQETLPSLAALIATKLKKKNNFSLVLDFHTFSPYEYWTRLFSVANPFKEFTQLIKTYIAQGLLVFSGCPIIAAGESTPQLISQWYGKNPQNIYCIGNGVAEDLLNNESRLAKDPYQALRPAKIVVVIAPKTFQFPTNDMSVSMTMEVAKSLESHQQNIHFIVIGRDSSDIAEPIPSNISFLGFLPKREDFLEHLQYADIALLPFPKQAVAGGARNKALDFFASKKLVVSTPEGLRGLEDFRHKEHLLISGYSCEEVANTIVDATRNIDEYQQLVQQAYFLIKEKYSWSARSKHTAEILMKTIDS
- a CDS encoding glycosyltransferase family 2 protein; this encodes MEQPTLAVIMTCHNRRNTTLACLQALYQQTNHFDVYLTDDGSTDGTAELIKAEYPNVKILQGDGNLFWVGGMHLAFGEAIKNQYDYYLWLNDDTFLEADALEKLLQVHQNLAAQGYEQSIVVGSTQDPITKQATYGGAVKSKKWYSNKFEFLEPTLDVQKCDAMYGNCVLIPHSVTLKVGNIDTAFIHSLGDLDYALRARKLGCHVWAAPGYIGTCNKNSFRNSWVDTNLTVLERLRKILQIKGFPLQPWTTFCSRHSGPFWVFYWFLPYIRAIIGYKNLATSPTFSEDPKEPKPEV